From Lytechinus variegatus isolate NC3 chromosome 16, Lvar_3.0, whole genome shotgun sequence, the proteins below share one genomic window:
- the LOC121429459 gene encoding transmembrane protein 45B-like encodes MGTFLGHILPGTFFFIYGMLYVVKDAFSSISLKRDRETSQTSSKPSKTPGTPRENNCEKERCLDNNFSQPQGNNGRSNNGWESFDFQSDEEETCLFSREKHRPLSADSEYESGPGDQSLCNHGNSSRSDELDVDEEKMKVKHGWVRVKESLTNMLVIEGILKIACATFGALGELWWGGWYIISPRTGNFTNMNNWQHATMFMYFAISGVADIVFQTCLRSSSPSDQSIEKIFLSLAFSVEGVLFFFHTHGREEIDVHIHALLVILIFVCAVGAGLEPWSYSPESPGVRRLWVIATCVQGTWFWQIAFVLYNPWGNKSDLIHEERDDDVMENMIMMMTTMFTWHLIADLALICLVHFMVIYFSRLRCCRN; translated from the exons ATGGGAACTTTTCTTGGCCATATCCTCCCCGGAACTTTCTTCTTTATCTATGGGATGCTGTATGTTGTCAAAGATGCCTTCAGTAGCATTTCTCTTAAACGAGATCGGGAGACGTCCCAGACGTCATCAAAACCATCCAAAACACCGGGTACCCCACGAGAAAACAACTGTGAAAAAGAGCGATGTCTCGATAACAATTTTTCTCAGCCTCAGGGAAATAATGGACGTTCAAATAACGGGTGGGAAAGTTTTGATTTTCAGTCAGACGAAGAAGAAACCTGCCTCT TCTCTCGTGAGAAACACCGCCCTCTTTCTGCAGATTCTGAATACGAATCGGGACCCGGGGATCAAAGTCTTTGCAACCATGGCAACAGTTCGCGTTCGGATGAGCTCGATGTTGacgaagaaaaaatgaaagtgaaacaTGGGTGGGTGCGAGTTAAAGAAAGTTTAACGAACATGTTGGTTATTGAAGGTATCTTAAAGATTGCATGCGCCACCTTCGGTGCTCTAGGTGAACTCTGGTGGGGAGGATGGTATATTATTAGCCCGAGAACAGGTAACTTCACCAACATGAACAACTGGCAACACGCAACCATGTTCATGTACTTTGCCATCAGCGGGGTTGCAGATATCGTCTTCCAAACATGCCTCCGATCGTCGTCACCATCGGACCAGTCTAtcgaaaagatttttttatcgCTCGCCTTCTCGGTAGAGGGGGTTCTGTTTTTCTTCCACACCCACGGGCGCGAGGAAATCGATGTCCACATCCACGCCCTTCTCGTGATCCTGATCTTCGTATGCGCCGTGGGAGCTGGACTCGAGCCGTGGTCGTACAGCCCAGAGTCACCGGGCGTTAGGCGCCTATGGGTCATTGCTACTTGTGTTCAGGGTACCTGGTTTTGGCAGATCGCGTTCGTTCTGTACAACCCATGGGGAAACAAAAGCGACTTGATACACGAAGAACGAGATGATGACGTAATGGAgaatatgatcatgatgatgacgacgatgttCACGTGGCACCTAATTGCTGATCTTGCATTGATCTGCTTAGTTCATTTCATGGTTATATATTTCTCAAGACTTAGATGCTGCAGAAATTAG
- the LOC121430061 gene encoding monocarboxylate transporter 12-like: MSNTRASSWGYVIVFCKFVMLFIDSGIEKSFGVLIPTMVKHLKSDYATIGLICSMPSTLMYILSPLVTLLLRRASSRSIAMSGGLLSGMCFVISAFLKTTVTVGVCLALSGVGLAMTNMPTSIAVNDFFREDFVFWSTVAGYGYTAGAMVLPIVTEKSFQAYGYEGVFMILGGVVLHLLVCGAAIRKVERIDDDNLVNNHDDEENRRRLSSQEGPSEDKKMFRQMDEEYEEEVEEIDEEQEVGICEETCQEERRLIRQGSRPNRNHESFTNESSVISCGLLTERIVLYSIPIPFLLFYTSYAWMLFLVPHAEHLGIYSSNAIYLSAIGGLGGILGRAIFIILIRKGFNENHVYIVVGLICTGSFLLDFISSAYSVRSILAFAQGFSLFIEESVHNSLAKRTVFDEENFNMALATFNFTAGMGIACAGVFTGYLFDVIQSFTIVFIIIGVIHGIGVINLLIVEVLIRRRR, encoded by the exons ATGTCAAACACGCGTGCTTCTTCGTGGGGATACGTGATTGTTTTTTGCAAGTTTGTGATGCTCTTTATCGATAGCGGAATAGAGAAATCGTTTGGCGTCCTTATCCCTACTATGGTTAAGCATCTGAAATCTGACTATGCAACGATTGGATTAATATGCAGTATGCCTTCAACGTTGATGTATATCCTta GTCCTTTGGTAACACTTCTTCTTCGAAGAGCCAGCAGTCGAAGTATTGCTATGTCAGGTGGTCTATTGTCTGGGATGTGTTTTGTCATCAGCGCTTTTTTGAAAACCACCGTTACTGTAGGCGTCTGCCTCGCTCTCTCAG gTGTTGGATTGGCAATGACCAACATGCCAACAAGCATTGCAGTTAACGATTTTTTTAGAGAAGATTTTGTTTTCTGGAGTACAGTTGCGGGTTATGGCTACACAGCTGGGGCCATGGTACTGCCCATTGTTACTGAGAAGTCATTTCAAGCGTATGGTTATGAAGGGGTGTTCATGATTCTTGGCGGTGTCGTTCTTCACCTTCTCGTATGTGGAGCAGCGATTCGGAAAGTGGAACGTATCGATGATGATAATCTAGTTAACAATCATGATGACGAGGAGAACAGACGCAGGTTGAGCTCTCAAGAAGGGCCATCGGAAGATAAGAAAATGTTTCGTCAAATGGATGAGGAATATGAAGAGGAAGTCGAAGAGATCGATGAAGAACAGGAGGTTGGGATCTGCGAAGAAACTTGTCAAGAGGAAAGACGTTTGATTCGGCAGGGAAGCCGCCCTAACAGAAACCATGAAAGTTTTACAAATGAATCGTCAGTCATATCTTGCGGACTGCTGACGGAACGGATCGTTCTCTATTCAATCCCGATTCCTTTCTTGTTATTTTACACGTCATATGCGTGGATGCTGTTTCTAGTACCCCATGCTGAGCATCTTGGTATCTATTCTTCCAATGCTATCTACCTTTCCGCAATAGGTGGACTCGGAGGCATTCTCGGTCGGGCTATTTTTATCATCCTTATTCGCAAAGGCTTCAACGAAAACCATGTATACATCGTGGTCGGTTTAATCTGCACGGGGTCATTCCTGCTTGATTTCATCAGTTCTGCTTATTCAGTCCGTTCTATCCTGGCATTTGCCCAAGGGTTTTCTCTGTTCATCGAGGAATCTGTGCATAACAGCTTAGCCAAAAGAACAGTCTTTGATGAGGAGAATTTTAACATGGCTTTGGCGACTTTTAACTTCACGGCTGGAATGGGTATAGCCTGTGCAGGAGTATTTACCG